Genomic window (Asticcacaulis excentricus CB 48):
GATAACCGAAGCCCATGCGCGCCTTGATTGGCTTCCATTCGGGCTGGCTAAGAGGCAGGTTGCGCATCGACTGCGGCGGAATGATCCACACGCCGTCCACCTCACGCATCAGCGGCTGAAGATTGGCCGGGGCGATGCACTGGTTGAGAAAGACGTAGAGGTTGTCGTTGTTGATATTGCCGTTAAGGTAGGCTTCGCGGCCTTTCAGCTCGATGGCACGCTGCTCATAATTTTCTCGCGCCATATACATGGTGTTGACATAGCGCTGCTTCGAAACGGCGCGCCAGGCGATTTCATAGAACAACTTGTCGTTCAGGTGGACCTGCGCCGGATAGAAATCCACGCCTTTGGCCCCGGAAATTAACTTGTCCCAGATAGGGTCGGGTGCCTGATCGAAGATAACCGGGCTGGTGGCCAGTTCGGTCTGCTTGCGCATGGCGGCGATAAAGCCCTGAAGGTCGATCAGCTGCACGATGATGACGAGCGGCAGAGCCACCTTCATCACCTTGGGCCGCGACTTATAGACAATCACCAGCGCGATCAGGATCAGGGTATAGGCGATGGGCCAGAAGAAGCGGCCGGAGGCACGAAGCACCGCAAGCTTGTCTAAGAGGTATTTCGGCAGCGGCAGTTTGAACAACACAATGTCGTAGAACTGCACGTGGTGAGAAACGGCGATGACGAGCAGGCAGATAAAGGGGATAATCAGCGGCTTGGCGCTGTCGATAAAGGGGCGCGCCTGACGGGCCGAGAAGGTGATCTGATAGAGCAGAAGCGCCCCCAGCAGAAGGCCCAGAATGCCTAGGCCCATATACTGATAGCCTTCGAAATACTGCCCCATATCTTGCGGGTGGGCCTTGATGAAGAAGGAGAAGTCGGGCTGTACAGGGTTAAACGGCGCATCGAGCCCCATCGAGTAGAATCCGAACCCGCGCGCCTGCGCCGATGAGCCTGAATAGGCCCCTGAGATGCCAAGCGTGATAAACGGGCAGATAAAGACCAACGCCGCGTCGCGCAGGATCTGCAGTACCCGGGTGCGGTCTATGGCCTTCGCCGCGGGCACGAAGATGCGCAACACGTCTGCGCCCCACACCGCGGCCATCATGAACAGCATGTAGGGGTGCAGGAAGCCGGTCAGACCCAGCGCCGTCGCGTACCAGATGTTCTTTTTGCGCTCATCTTTGACGTTAAAGAAGATCCATAGCGTCCACAGGATGAGAAAGTGCGCGACCAGCGTGTCATGGCGCATCCGGTAATAGAGGGCAGGAAGAAGCGACATGATGATCGCCCCGGCCAGAGCTGACCACGGCCCCGGTGCGTGCGGTCGAACCAGCTTCCATGCAAAGAAGAACTGCATCACCACGCACAGCAGGAACCACGGCCCGATAAACTGGAAGTTATCGG
Coding sequences:
- a CDS encoding DUF6311 domain-containing protein, which encodes MTWARRLLIVAMPLLLFSLFFHIEILDPTRIGWLLDEDWGQHVLGWHAFRNVPWAWPFNYQNLLAWPTGVSIIYTDSNPFFSFIFKALSPLLPDNFQFIGPWFLLCVVMQFFFAWKLVRPHAPGPWSALAGAIIMSLLPALYYRMRHDTLVAHFLILWTLWIFFNVKDERKKNIWYATALGLTGFLHPYMLFMMAAVWGADVLRIFVPAAKAIDRTRVLQILRDAALVFICPFITLGISGAYSGSSAQARGFGFYSMGLDAPFNPVQPDFSFFIKAHPQDMGQYFEGYQYMGLGILGLLLGALLLYQITFSARQARPFIDSAKPLIIPFICLLVIAVSHHVQFYDIVLFKLPLPKYLLDKLAVLRASGRFFWPIAYTLILIALVIVYKSRPKVMKVALPLVIIVQLIDLQGFIAAMRKQTELATSPVIFDQAPDPIWDKLISGAKGVDFYPAQVHLNDKLFYEIAWRAVSKQRYVNTMYMARENYEQRAIELKGREAYLNGNINNDNLYVFLNQCIAPANLQPLMREVDGVWIIPPQSMRNLPLSQPEWKPIKARMGFGYLNQGSCLLDKNWAAPEADGAWTLGKRAELVIPIQEVQFESGERPVKPSIRLVAKSFFRPMTVDVLINGRKRATMELEKIRSYQDIPLPPSVFNRPDMKVSFIVRDPLSLKELGQGDDERQWGMKLFRLTIEDAAVREKEEAEKKAKIAAAQESVREAAIKAQQVGTAAGQQAPQKP